A single region of the Mustela lutreola isolate mMusLut2 chromosome 2, mMusLut2.pri, whole genome shotgun sequence genome encodes:
- the IL17RB gene encoding interleukin-17 receptor B isoform X3 has product MVQHTLTPGDLGDLRVEPVTSGVAMDNYSISMNISWRLRADASIRFLKATKICVTGKSSARSYSCVRCNYTEAFQTQTPRTGGRWMFSYTGFPVEPNTVYFIGAHNIPNANMNEDPPSMSVNFTSPGCLSRIMRYKKKCVEAGSLWDPNITACKKNGTAVEVNFTTSPLGNKYMALIQNNVVIGFSNVLENTPPSRTSVVIPVTGESEGAAVQLTPYFHTCGNDCIRRKGTVVLCPSAGTSFPWDSRRGMLGGWLPLLSALLVATWVLAAGICLRWRRERTRKAPFPTTTLLPPIKVLVVYPCEICFHHTVCHFTEFLQNHCRSEVILEEWQKKKIAEMGPVQWLTTQKKAVDKVIFLLSNDVSPRCDGTCGRSDGSPHENSQDLFPLAFNLFCSDLRSQTPLHKYMVVYFREADTKDEYSALSICPRYHLMKDAPAFCTELLRVKQEVSAGKRLTACSL; this is encoded by the exons ATGGTCCAACACACTCTGACCCCAGGAGACTTGGGGGACCTCCGAGTGGAGCCTGTTACAAGCGGCGTTGCAATGGACAACTATTCCATCTCGATGAACATCAGCTGGAGACTCCGGGCTGATG CCAGCATTCGCTTCCTGAAGGCCACCAAGATCTGCGTGACAGGCAAGAGCAGCGCGCGGTCCTACAGCTGCGTGAGATGCAATTACACGGAAGCTTTCCAGACTCAGACCCCACGGACCGGCGGCCGG TGGATGTTTTCCTACACAGGCTTTCCTGTAGAGCCGAACACAGTCTACTTCATCGGGGCCCACAATATCCCCAATGCCAATATGAATGAAGACCCCCCCTCCATGTCTGTGAACTTCACCTCGCCAG GCTGCCTAAGCCGCATAATGAGATACAAAAAAAAGTGCGTCGAGGCAG GAAGTCTGTGGGATCCCAACATCACCGCTTGCAAGAAGAATGGGACAGCCGTAGAAGTGAATTTTACAACCAGCCCCCTTGGAAACAAATACATGGCTCTCATCCAAAATAACGTTGTCATTGGGTTTTCTAACGTGCTGGAG AACACACCCCCAAGTCGCACTTCGGTGGTGATCCCAGTGACCGGGGAAAGTGAAGGTGCTGCGGTCCAG CTGACTCCGTACTTCCACACTTGTGGCAATGACTGCATCAGACGCAAAGGAACAGTTGTGCTCTGCCCATCAGCAGGCACGTCCTTCCCCTGGGATAGTC GCAGAGGCATGCTGGGTGGCTGGCTGCCTCTCCTCTCCGCTCTGCTGGTGGCCACATGGGTGCTGGCCGCTGGGATCTGTCTCCGGTGGAGGCGCG AAAGGACCAGGAAGGCTCCCTTCCCTACTACCACGCTCCTGCCCCCCATTAAGGTTCTTGTGGTCTACCCATGTGAAATATGTTTCCATCACACGGTTTGTCACTTCACTGAGTTTCTTCAGAACCACTGCAGAAGTGAGGTTATCCTTGAAGagtggcagaaaaagaaaatagcgGAGATGGGTCCGGTGCAATGGCTCACCACTCAGAAGAAAGCAGTGGATAAAGTCATCTTCCTCCTTTCCAATGACGTCAGCCCCAGGTGCGATGGCACCTGTGGCAGGAGTGATGGCAGCCCTCATGAGAATTCTCAAGACCTGTTCCCCCTGGCCTTTAACCTCTTCTGTAGTGATCTGAGAAGCCAGACTCCCCTTCACAAATACATGGTGGTCTATTTTAGAGAGGCTGATACCAAAGATGAATACAGCGCGCTCAGCATCTGCCCCAGGTACCACCTCATGAAGGACGCGCCCGCTTTCTGTACAGAACTACTCCGTGTCAAGCAGGAGGTGTCAGCAGGAAAGAGGCTGACGGCCTGTTCCCTGTAG
- the IL17RB gene encoding interleukin-17 receptor B isoform X1 — translation MSLVLLSLATLCWGAASPEPTIQCGSEPGPSPEWMVQHTLTPGDLGDLRVEPVTSGVAMDNYSISMNISWRLRADASIRFLKATKICVTGKSSARSYSCVRCNYTEAFQTQTPRTGGRWMFSYTGFPVEPNTVYFIGAHNIPNANMNEDPPSMSVNFTSPGCLSRIMRYKKKCVEAGSLWDPNITACKKNGTAVEVNFTTSPLGNKYMALIQNNVVIGFSNVLENTPPSRTSVVIPVTGESEGAAVQLTPYFHTCGNDCIRRKGTVVLCPSAGTSFPWDSRRGMLGGWLPLLSALLVATWVLAAGICLRWRRERTRKAPFPTTTLLPPIKVLVVYPCEICFHHTVCHFTEFLQNHCRSEVILEEWQKKKIAEMGPVQWLTTQKKAVDKVIFLLSNDVSPRCDGTCGRSDGSPHENSQDLFPLAFNLFCSDLRSQTPLHKYMVVYFREADTKDEYSALSICPRYHLMKDAPAFCTELLRVKQEVSAGKRLTACSL, via the exons ATGTCGCTCGTGCTGCTGAGCCTGGCTACGCTGTGCTGGGGAGCGGCGTCCCCAGAGCCG aCGATTCAGTGTGGCTCTGAGCCCG GACCGTCTCCAGAGTGGATGGTCCAACACACTCTGACCCCAGGAGACTTGGGGGACCTCCGAGTGGAGCCTGTTACAAGCGGCGTTGCAATGGACAACTATTCCATCTCGATGAACATCAGCTGGAGACTCCGGGCTGATG CCAGCATTCGCTTCCTGAAGGCCACCAAGATCTGCGTGACAGGCAAGAGCAGCGCGCGGTCCTACAGCTGCGTGAGATGCAATTACACGGAAGCTTTCCAGACTCAGACCCCACGGACCGGCGGCCGG TGGATGTTTTCCTACACAGGCTTTCCTGTAGAGCCGAACACAGTCTACTTCATCGGGGCCCACAATATCCCCAATGCCAATATGAATGAAGACCCCCCCTCCATGTCTGTGAACTTCACCTCGCCAG GCTGCCTAAGCCGCATAATGAGATACAAAAAAAAGTGCGTCGAGGCAG GAAGTCTGTGGGATCCCAACATCACCGCTTGCAAGAAGAATGGGACAGCCGTAGAAGTGAATTTTACAACCAGCCCCCTTGGAAACAAATACATGGCTCTCATCCAAAATAACGTTGTCATTGGGTTTTCTAACGTGCTGGAG AACACACCCCCAAGTCGCACTTCGGTGGTGATCCCAGTGACCGGGGAAAGTGAAGGTGCTGCGGTCCAG CTGACTCCGTACTTCCACACTTGTGGCAATGACTGCATCAGACGCAAAGGAACAGTTGTGCTCTGCCCATCAGCAGGCACGTCCTTCCCCTGGGATAGTC GCAGAGGCATGCTGGGTGGCTGGCTGCCTCTCCTCTCCGCTCTGCTGGTGGCCACATGGGTGCTGGCCGCTGGGATCTGTCTCCGGTGGAGGCGCG AAAGGACCAGGAAGGCTCCCTTCCCTACTACCACGCTCCTGCCCCCCATTAAGGTTCTTGTGGTCTACCCATGTGAAATATGTTTCCATCACACGGTTTGTCACTTCACTGAGTTTCTTCAGAACCACTGCAGAAGTGAGGTTATCCTTGAAGagtggcagaaaaagaaaatagcgGAGATGGGTCCGGTGCAATGGCTCACCACTCAGAAGAAAGCAGTGGATAAAGTCATCTTCCTCCTTTCCAATGACGTCAGCCCCAGGTGCGATGGCACCTGTGGCAGGAGTGATGGCAGCCCTCATGAGAATTCTCAAGACCTGTTCCCCCTGGCCTTTAACCTCTTCTGTAGTGATCTGAGAAGCCAGACTCCCCTTCACAAATACATGGTGGTCTATTTTAGAGAGGCTGATACCAAAGATGAATACAGCGCGCTCAGCATCTGCCCCAGGTACCACCTCATGAAGGACGCGCCCGCTTTCTGTACAGAACTACTCCGTGTCAAGCAGGAGGTGTCAGCAGGAAAGAGGCTGACGGCCTGTTCCCTGTAG
- the IL17RB gene encoding interleukin-17 receptor B isoform X2, with protein sequence MSLVLLSLATLCWGAASPEPTIQCGSEPGPSPEWMVQHTLTPGDLGDLRVEPVTSGVAMDNYSISMNISWRLRADASIRFLKATKICVTGKSSARSYSCVRCNYTEAFQTQTPRTGGRWMFSYTGFPVEPNTVYFIGAHNIPNANMNEDPPSMSVNFTSPGSLWDPNITACKKNGTAVEVNFTTSPLGNKYMALIQNNVVIGFSNVLENTPPSRTSVVIPVTGESEGAAVQLTPYFHTCGNDCIRRKGTVVLCPSAGTSFPWDSRRGMLGGWLPLLSALLVATWVLAAGICLRWRRERTRKAPFPTTTLLPPIKVLVVYPCEICFHHTVCHFTEFLQNHCRSEVILEEWQKKKIAEMGPVQWLTTQKKAVDKVIFLLSNDVSPRCDGTCGRSDGSPHENSQDLFPLAFNLFCSDLRSQTPLHKYMVVYFREADTKDEYSALSICPRYHLMKDAPAFCTELLRVKQEVSAGKRLTACSL encoded by the exons ATGTCGCTCGTGCTGCTGAGCCTGGCTACGCTGTGCTGGGGAGCGGCGTCCCCAGAGCCG aCGATTCAGTGTGGCTCTGAGCCCG GACCGTCTCCAGAGTGGATGGTCCAACACACTCTGACCCCAGGAGACTTGGGGGACCTCCGAGTGGAGCCTGTTACAAGCGGCGTTGCAATGGACAACTATTCCATCTCGATGAACATCAGCTGGAGACTCCGGGCTGATG CCAGCATTCGCTTCCTGAAGGCCACCAAGATCTGCGTGACAGGCAAGAGCAGCGCGCGGTCCTACAGCTGCGTGAGATGCAATTACACGGAAGCTTTCCAGACTCAGACCCCACGGACCGGCGGCCGG TGGATGTTTTCCTACACAGGCTTTCCTGTAGAGCCGAACACAGTCTACTTCATCGGGGCCCACAATATCCCCAATGCCAATATGAATGAAGACCCCCCCTCCATGTCTGTGAACTTCACCTCGCCAG GAAGTCTGTGGGATCCCAACATCACCGCTTGCAAGAAGAATGGGACAGCCGTAGAAGTGAATTTTACAACCAGCCCCCTTGGAAACAAATACATGGCTCTCATCCAAAATAACGTTGTCATTGGGTTTTCTAACGTGCTGGAG AACACACCCCCAAGTCGCACTTCGGTGGTGATCCCAGTGACCGGGGAAAGTGAAGGTGCTGCGGTCCAG CTGACTCCGTACTTCCACACTTGTGGCAATGACTGCATCAGACGCAAAGGAACAGTTGTGCTCTGCCCATCAGCAGGCACGTCCTTCCCCTGGGATAGTC GCAGAGGCATGCTGGGTGGCTGGCTGCCTCTCCTCTCCGCTCTGCTGGTGGCCACATGGGTGCTGGCCGCTGGGATCTGTCTCCGGTGGAGGCGCG AAAGGACCAGGAAGGCTCCCTTCCCTACTACCACGCTCCTGCCCCCCATTAAGGTTCTTGTGGTCTACCCATGTGAAATATGTTTCCATCACACGGTTTGTCACTTCACTGAGTTTCTTCAGAACCACTGCAGAAGTGAGGTTATCCTTGAAGagtggcagaaaaagaaaatagcgGAGATGGGTCCGGTGCAATGGCTCACCACTCAGAAGAAAGCAGTGGATAAAGTCATCTTCCTCCTTTCCAATGACGTCAGCCCCAGGTGCGATGGCACCTGTGGCAGGAGTGATGGCAGCCCTCATGAGAATTCTCAAGACCTGTTCCCCCTGGCCTTTAACCTCTTCTGTAGTGATCTGAGAAGCCAGACTCCCCTTCACAAATACATGGTGGTCTATTTTAGAGAGGCTGATACCAAAGATGAATACAGCGCGCTCAGCATCTGCCCCAGGTACCACCTCATGAAGGACGCGCCCGCTTTCTGTACAGAACTACTCCGTGTCAAGCAGGAGGTGTCAGCAGGAAAGAGGCTGACGGCCTGTTCCCTGTAG